Proteins from one Pagrus major chromosome 1, Pma_NU_1.0 genomic window:
- the LOC141000377 gene encoding RNA exonuclease 5-like: MDPTTSLKRKHVAPAAHENGKRLCRTVQEGDGTLESERPHHSPRISVLLDRLQQPITMNELTELLHYAALGKAGGIKQPSWCRLLHQKRITALNVVIVEGMTQSHFYKHYLTLLHLRNNYTTRVTFTPSPDVASRIFSSEVPKSDTLSQRHNESSQLPKELSCHPVITKFGTQRRGLTAYVLSQEEMIKKNYPVKGMPGFEEFMCTNSADCVTDCSPLYGLDCEMCLTEKGNELARVSLVDSDGTCVMDELVKPHNRIFDYLTRFSGITAAMLRPVTTTLRDIQVKLRMLLPSDAVLVGHSINNDLLALKLIHPHVIDTSLLYRREFGQRFKLKVLAETVLKRQIQTEERMGHNPTEDAVAALELAQYFIKTGPRQVVELHLEELWGYTIKEDPTDCEPEPAPEPAPAPSHRFADVLHTHGRKVSYIGKRSDIALNLCNQQWYNTDKEVLATFRRQARCPFLSVLPFSSFSDCLKRCLPHQQQQQQQYQRVCANLRDLCVVFAGPFPAGFSERDVRRLFSCCGPVRKIKMMSTAVRVHAKVEFELLEGALLALTTLNGLSMQGQHIKVQRPVDESMLDVDLTLEALMCDSLNSSQLYTVKFNPGVAQRLHFPANINGHTFGTGSIAVDRFPPAKVNGTQHTTVKFKLSEEMVRETFSHFGTVDRVALHPKPGKHARHAHIKFKSSEEKYAALSSSKDLWRENYLVCPSLTPPHLPSWVAVTTPITDVDPDEDATEDEERTHTHTSSEDQEMALMVRKLDRQLWKLFKSLPDGTLSVVILPGHTSAHGHSPGLCFMEVKKKSGVVNISSSPVGTDLACHLK, encoded by the exons ATGGATCCCACAACTTCCCTCAAACGAAAGCACGTCGCCCCCGCAGCTCATGAGAACGGCAAAAGATTGTGCAGGACTGTGCAGGAAGGCGATGGGACGCTGGAGAGTGAACGTCCACACCACTCACCAAGGATCTCTGTGCTGCTCGACCGCCTTCAACAACCCATTACAATGAATGAGCTGACGGAGCTGCTGCATTATGCTGCTCTGGGGAAAGCAGGTGGCATTAAACAGCCCAG TTGGTGTCGTCTCCTCCATCAGAAGAGGATTACAGCTTTGAATGTGGTGATCGTGGAGGGCATGACACAGAGTCACTTTTACAAACATTACCTCACCCTGCTACACCTCAGGAACAACTACACCACT AGGGTCACCTTTACTCCATCTCCTGACGTGGCCTCCAGGATCTTCAGCAGTGAAGTTCCCAAATCAGACACACTGTCCCAAAGACACAATGAAAGCAGTCAATTGCCCAAAG AACTGAGCTGTCACCCAGTAATCACAAAGTTtgggacacagaggagaggactgACAGCGTATGTTCTTTCTCAGGAGGAGATGATCAAGAAAAACTACCCTGTCAAAG GAATGCCAGGCTTTGAAGAATTCATGTGCACAAACAGTGCTGACTGCGTCACTGACTGCAGCCCTTTGTACGGACTGGACTGTGAAATG TGTCTAACAGAGAAGGGAAATGAGTTGGCTCGGGTTTCTCTGGTGGATAGCGACGGGACGTGTGTGATGGACGAGCTGGTGAAACCTCACAACCGAATCTTCGACTACCTCACCAg GTTTTCTGGTATAACCGCAGCGATGTTGCGACCAGTCACGACCACCTTGCGGGACATTCAGGTGAAGCTCAGGATGTTGTTGCCGAGCGATGCAGTTCTGGTGGGCCATTCAATTAACAACGACCTCCTGGCTCTGAAA CTGATCCACCCTCATGTCATCGACACCTCACTGCTGTACAGGAGAGAGTTTGGACAGAGGTTTAAACTGAAGGTCCTGGCCGAGACAGTGCTCAA GAGGCAAATACAAACTGAAGAGAGGATGGGTCATAATCCCACTGAGGATGCTGTGGCAGCCCTGGAGCTTGCCCAGTACTTTATTAAAACAGGACCTCGCCAG GTTGTAGAACTGCACCTAGAGGAGCTGTGGGGATACACAATAAAGGAGGATCCCACTGACTGTGAACCTGAACCTGCACCTGAACCCGCACCTGCACCGAGTCACAG GTTTGCTGACGTACTGCACACACATGGCCGGAAAGTATCCTATATAGGGAAGCGTTCTGACATCGCACTGAATCTGTGCAATCAGCAGTGGTACAACACTGACAAAGAG GTGTTGGCCACTTTCAGGAGACAGGCCAGATGTCCGTTCCTCTCAGTGCTCCCCTTTTCTTCCTTCTCAGACTGTCTGAAGAGGTGCCTccctcaccagcagcagcagcagcagcagtaccAGAGG GTGTGTGCAAACCTTCGAGATTTGTGCGTCGTGTTTGCCGGGCCGTTTCCTGCAGGTTTCTCTGAGAGGGATGTGAGACGGCTGTTTTCTTGCTGTGGACCAGTTCGGAAAATCAAAATGATGAGCACAGCTGTCAGA GTTCATGCAAAGGTTGAGTTCGAGCTGCTGGAGGGAGCTCTGCTGGCTTTAACAACTCTGAATGGACTTTCTATGCAGGGACAGCACATCAAG GTCCAGAGGCCCGTTGATGAGTCAATGCTGGATGTGGATCTGACTCTTGAAGCTTTGATGTGTGACAGTCTCAACAGCAGTCAACTCTACACTGTTAAATTTAACCCCGGTGTGGCTCAGCGGTTGCACTTTCCTGCAAACATCAATGGACACACGTTCGGCACTGGAAGTATAGCTGTCGACAGGTTTCCTCCTGCCAAAGTAAACGGCACACAGCACACCACTGTGAAGTTTAAACTGTCTGAGGAGATGGTCCGAGAGACATTTTCTCACTTCGGCACAGTGGATAGAGTTGCCTTGCATCCCAAACCTGGAAAACATGCAAGACACGCACACATAA AGTTTAAGAgttcagaggaaaaatatgcCGCCCTCAGCTCGTCCAAGGACCTCTGGAGGGAAAACTACCTCGTCTGTCCATCCCTAACTCCGCCCCACTTACCTTCTTGGGTTGCCGTGACAACTCCAATCACCGATGTGGATCCTGACGAGGACGCAACAGAAGACGAGGAGAGGACGCACACGCACACCAGTTCTGAG GACCAGGAGATGGCTCTCATGGTGAGGAAGTTGGACCGCCAGCTGTGGAAGCTCTTCAAATCTCTCCCAGACGGCACCCTGTCAGTGGTCATTCTGCCCGGACACACCAG TGCTCATGGACACAGTCCTGGTTTGTGCTTCATGGAGGTCAAGAAGAAGAGTGGCGTGGTCAACATTTCTTCCAGTCCCGTGGGAACTGACCTTGCGTGTCACTtgaagtga